A genome region from Sphaeramia orbicularis chromosome 19, fSphaOr1.1, whole genome shotgun sequence includes the following:
- the zdhhc6 gene encoding palmitoyltransferase ZDHHC6 isoform X1, which produces MNFLSTFVTFENLHEVRRLCHWGPVIALSVIAICSTMAILDSIIWYWPLDTTGGSINFIMLINWTVLILYNYFNAMFVGPGYIPLGWKPENIQETQYLQFCRVCQGFKAPRSHHCRKCNRCVMKMDHHCPWINNCCGHQNHAYFTSFLLLAPLGCSHAAIIFIMTMYTQLYERISFGWSTVKIDMSAVRQFQPLMPFSVPAFAATLFALGLALGTTIAVGMLFFIQMKVILRNKTSIESWIEEKAKDRIQHYQTGEEFIFPYDLGTRWLNFKQVFTWSGTPKGDGIEWPVHPKCHQHTLTIEQLKQKADKRVRSQVQYQAVEDYNGACCPLSKGLQTFFRTPCTEEPRIPLSKGDTILATRGTKWWMYGDKVLSEEQMRAGDRVRGWFPRRCVEKCHYDTAASDSTSDKKVN; this is translated from the exons ATGAACTTCCTGTCAACCTTTGTGACATTTGAGAACCTCCATGAGGTTCGGCGATTGTGCCACTGGGGACCAGTCATAGCTCTGTCTGTCATTGCTATATGCTCCACCATGGCGATTCTGGATTCCATTATCTGGTACTGGCCCTTAGACACTACAGGAGGCAGCATTAACTTCATCATGCTCATCAACTGGACGGTCCTCATCCTGTACAACTACTTCAATGCTATGTTTGTTGGACCTGGATACATACCTCTTGGCTGGAAACCA GAAAACATACAGGAAACCCAGTACTTGCAGTTCTGCAGGGTCTGCCAGGGGTTTAAGGCCCCAAGGTCTCACCATTGTCGGAAATGTAACAG GTGTGTGATGAAGATGGATCACCACTGCCCCTGGATCAATAACTGCTGTGGCCATCAGAACCACGCATACTTCACTAGTTTCCTGCTGCTAGCTCCCTTAGGCTGCTCACATGCTGCCATCATCTTCATTATGACCATGTACACTCAGCTGTATGAGAGG ATCTCATTTGGTTGGAGCACTGTGAAGATTGACATGAGTGCTGTACGCCAATTCCAGCCCCTCATGCCGTTCAGTGTACCTGCCTTCGCTGCCACACTCTTTGCCTTAGGCTTAGCACTGGGCACCACTATTGCTGTTGGCATGCTTTTCTTCATACAA atgaaagtcATTCTTCGAAATAAGACCTCAATCGAGTCCTGGATTGAGGAAAAG GCCAAAGACAGAATACAGCACTACCAAACCGGAGAGGAGTTCATCTTCCCTTATGATCTTGGCACCCGTTGGCTGAACTTCAAGCAAGTCTTCACATGGTCAGGGACACCCAAGGGTGATGGCATTGAATGGCCAGTCCATCCCAAGTGTCACCAGCACACCTTAACT ATTGAGCAACTGAAGCAGAAAGCTGACAAACGAGTGAGAAGT CAGGTCCAGTACCAGGCAGTGGAGGACTATAATGGAGCTTGCTGCCCTCTCAGCAAAGGTCTCCAAACCTTTTTCAGAACCCCCTGCACCGAGGAGCCCAGGATCCCCCTCAGCAAGGGGGACACCATCCTGGCCACTCGTGGCACAAA ATGGTGGATGTATGGAGACAAAGTTCTGAGTGAGGAGCAAATGAGAG CTGGAGACCGTGTAAGGGGATGGTTTCCAAGACGATGTGTGGAGAAGTGCCATTATGACACAGCTGCCAGTGATAGCACCAGCGATAAGAAAGTAAATTAA
- the zdhhc6 gene encoding palmitoyltransferase ZDHHC6 isoform X2, translated as MNFLSTFVTFENLHEVRRLCHWGPVIALSVIAICSTMAILDSIIWYWPLDTTGGSINFIMLINWTVLILYNYFNAMFVGPGYIPLGWKPENIQETQYLQFCRVCQGFKAPRSHHCRKCNRCVMKMDHHCPWINNCCGHQNHAYFTSFLLLAPLGCSHAAIIFIMTMYTQLYERISFGWSTVKIDMSAVRQFQPLMPFSVPAFAATLFALGLALGTTIAVGMLFFIQMKVILRNKTSIESWIEEKAKDRIQHYQTGEEFIFPYDLGTRWLNFKQVFTWSGTPKGDGIEWPVHPKCHQHTLTIEQLKQKADKRVRSVQYQAVEDYNGACCPLSKGLQTFFRTPCTEEPRIPLSKGDTILATRGTKWWMYGDKVLSEEQMRAGDRVRGWFPRRCVEKCHYDTAASDSTSDKKVN; from the exons ATGAACTTCCTGTCAACCTTTGTGACATTTGAGAACCTCCATGAGGTTCGGCGATTGTGCCACTGGGGACCAGTCATAGCTCTGTCTGTCATTGCTATATGCTCCACCATGGCGATTCTGGATTCCATTATCTGGTACTGGCCCTTAGACACTACAGGAGGCAGCATTAACTTCATCATGCTCATCAACTGGACGGTCCTCATCCTGTACAACTACTTCAATGCTATGTTTGTTGGACCTGGATACATACCTCTTGGCTGGAAACCA GAAAACATACAGGAAACCCAGTACTTGCAGTTCTGCAGGGTCTGCCAGGGGTTTAAGGCCCCAAGGTCTCACCATTGTCGGAAATGTAACAG GTGTGTGATGAAGATGGATCACCACTGCCCCTGGATCAATAACTGCTGTGGCCATCAGAACCACGCATACTTCACTAGTTTCCTGCTGCTAGCTCCCTTAGGCTGCTCACATGCTGCCATCATCTTCATTATGACCATGTACACTCAGCTGTATGAGAGG ATCTCATTTGGTTGGAGCACTGTGAAGATTGACATGAGTGCTGTACGCCAATTCCAGCCCCTCATGCCGTTCAGTGTACCTGCCTTCGCTGCCACACTCTTTGCCTTAGGCTTAGCACTGGGCACCACTATTGCTGTTGGCATGCTTTTCTTCATACAA atgaaagtcATTCTTCGAAATAAGACCTCAATCGAGTCCTGGATTGAGGAAAAG GCCAAAGACAGAATACAGCACTACCAAACCGGAGAGGAGTTCATCTTCCCTTATGATCTTGGCACCCGTTGGCTGAACTTCAAGCAAGTCTTCACATGGTCAGGGACACCCAAGGGTGATGGCATTGAATGGCCAGTCCATCCCAAGTGTCACCAGCACACCTTAACT ATTGAGCAACTGAAGCAGAAAGCTGACAAACGAGTGAGAAGT GTCCAGTACCAGGCAGTGGAGGACTATAATGGAGCTTGCTGCCCTCTCAGCAAAGGTCTCCAAACCTTTTTCAGAACCCCCTGCACCGAGGAGCCCAGGATCCCCCTCAGCAAGGGGGACACCATCCTGGCCACTCGTGGCACAAA ATGGTGGATGTATGGAGACAAAGTTCTGAGTGAGGAGCAAATGAGAG CTGGAGACCGTGTAAGGGGATGGTTTCCAAGACGATGTGTGGAGAAGTGCCATTATGACACAGCTGCCAGTGATAGCACCAGCGATAAGAAAGTAAATTAA